Sequence from the Ostrinia nubilalis chromosome 26, ilOstNubi1.1, whole genome shotgun sequence genome:
TCGAAATTAGCaaatcttaaatatttattaataaattgaagTCACTAatgtatttcataaaaatatgtattttatagcTACATTTCACAAGAATAAACTTCTTTCTTGGTCGGGTAAATAAAAGCTTCAAGTATTTATATcagaaatgaaataaataaaaagtaagttttttctattttcttgtAACGTTAAGTATGAATTAAGGTGGCCTTTCCAAGCAAACTTTTCTATTTTAACTATTTCGATATAGTTTATGTAagataatataaaatgttaattaaaactatttaattttatatttggttttatttgcGCTGGCAACACCAAGTTTCGTCATATTTTCACCTGGCAAAACCTATTCATTAAAagcagaaaaagaaaacaaaatatttagtttatcgaaatatatattttttcaaactgATTTTCTtataaacaatgaaaaatacTGAAACAAAAATCCATACAACATAAAGCCAATCCTATGGAATGTGTCCAACGACATAAGATTGTGCGTGGTATGTAAAGTTCACAAAGTCAGAATTCACTAACAGAAGGTTCATCTTAAATAtaaatagatattattattgtttatttatctgCAAAATTATAAACTGGAAGTATTCACTATTGGATTattcctgtatagccaggatcttcGGATTGACCGTCAAAAATAAATACGTGAAGATCAACTTTGTCCCAGAGGAATTTCACAACCATCGTTGCTTCAACGAAACGTTTATTCCCGATGCCGTAAAACTATCTACCAGTGGTATCTATCACTATCCAATAGTTGAAATTAGTCCAGAAGAGAATCCATGCCTGAGTTCACGATCATAAGGATGTCTTCATCAATTGAAAATCTTTAACCAAATATGGTGCCAACAGATTTATATCAACCCTAAATTAGTGAACTCTAGTCTTTAGGGACCGCCGTATTAAATAACTTACAGAATCAGTATTTTAACTTATAAGTCTACGCCAAACGACTTTAGCAAAAGATATCACAAAAAGAAACTGATGTGAGAATTATTTCGCTTAGGAATCACAGTAAGATTCATgcacatttttataaatgtgcaTTTGGGTGTAAATTTTGGTATAAAACAGGAATTTTTGTTTGTGTGACTTCTAAAGtctgagattgtccaaagatatttgtatatttgtatttgtaaagtTTATTGACATGGTCTGTACAATAAAGCATAgctcaattttaaaatatcagtcttataagtagttaacaatcttaatacataaataatcgCCGAATATTTAATCGACTTACataacaagtaggtacctattatgtaCAAGCAGTTATAAAGACagtattttacattattattatttcgtaGCCTTTTTACAAAGAAGTACTTATTGCAGAAAatgattaaattacttttgataACTTTATCACTGAATTTATATAAAATGGTTGAAAAACAAAGTAAGCATTTAAAAATCACCAAAAGATGTGTGTATATTTAGTTGTGCTTGTATGCGTGGCTTATCCTATAAACAACGGCTTATCCAGACAAACATTTAAGCATCTTATGATCTTGAAATAGGTgcgattttcatacaaaatacacgCCTATAAATTGACTCCAGGCGAGgctttagtgtcctttgatcacccacggataagtgtcactttgatcacctgggtgatctaTCTAATACAGGTGTTCAAGGTGGAATAGAcctataaattaaattttaaactttacaaATCATTGTACTTATCAACAACTACACGCCCTAACTCACCGAAGGCTGTTTATGTGCCAAATACAGCGTAAATATACTCGTCAAGGCACTAACTAAGAATATAACGTCGAACCATCTATGGTAGAAGTTAAACTGCAGATCTCCTAACACCTGGGTGATGATGATCCGGTATTCTGGAGGCATATTCATCCGCATCAATAGTACTGACGAACAGAAGTACATGCCCATTATTTGGGCCAAGATAAGAACGATGATGTTCGATGATTTTGATGAGGAGATCTTGTTGAAGAActgtgaaaaagaaaataattttaattactgacATGAGAAGCTTTCCCTTTTTAACTTTGTTAAAAGATGGGATATCTCTTTTCAAccttaaattgaaattcaacccAGAAATTTACTCATTGGGGATGAATTTTCATCCCACCTAAAAAATTACACTTTCATTTTTGAACTATCATGCTTTAgttaactttataaataaattcaaccCCGTTTACAAAACCCGAAAAAACTCAACCTTATTGATTGAATAATTCGGGAAATCTCAACCCTGTGTGAATTAAACCTAAGAAATCTCAACCCCATGTAAATTAAACCGGAGAAAACTCAACCCCGTGTGAATTAAACCGGAGAAAACCATGTGTGTGAACTCAACCAGTTTTTTAAATAGCAATTTCAGGGGGTTGAAATTGCTCGACGTTATGCAATTTCAACCCCCAGaaatttctatttaaaaaaacggGTTGAGTTCACACCAAAGTACCTTCGTGAGGGTGAGCAGCAGGCCCCGTATGCTAGTAAGTAGAATACAGCCGACAAGAGCAAAAGACAGCTGCTGCGACCAGAACGCCACGTGGATGCGGAGCCCGAGCTAGTGCACCACGAGCTCAAGCCCGCGGGTCACCGGGTCCTTCTTGCCGACGCGGTCGAACACTAGCGGAGACCCCGGATATTAGTGAAGACCCCGGAGACAGACCCCGTAGACACTAAATCTAGTAGAGACCCCGTGAAATAGACTTACACTCGACCTAATAGGAACCCCGTAAGGATAAGTTATCCTCGTAGAAACTGAACCCCGTAGTAGAAACCCAAACCCATACACTCGACCCAGTACAATCAACCCCGTAGGAACCCGCACATTCGACTCTCTATGAACCCCGTATACTCAACCCCGTAAGAACCCCGTACATCTAACCCCGTAGGGACCCTACACATTCGACCCTCTATGAACCCCGTACACTCAACCCTGTAGGAACCCCGTACCCTCGACCCCGTAGGAGCCCCGTAGCCACTCCACCCCGTAAGAACCCCGTACACTCGTCCCCGTAGGAACCCCGTACTCACTTTAGTAAGCGTGAGCAGCAGACCCCGTATACTGGTCAGCAGAATACACCCAACGAGCGCGAAGGACAGCTGCTGCGACCAGCACGCCACGTATCCCGTAGCCACTCAACCCCATAGGACACTGAACCCCGTAGGGACCCCGTACAATCAACCCCGTACACTCGAACCCGTAGGAACCCCGTACATTCGACCCCGTAGGAACCCCGTACGCACCTTGGTGAGCGTGAGCAGTAGCCCCCGTATGCTAGTAAGTAGAATACATCCAACCAATGCGAAGGACAGCTGCTGCGACCAGAAAGCCACGTGGATGCGCAGCCCGAGCCAGTGCACCACGAGCTCAAGCCCGCGAGTGACTGGGTCCTTCTTGCCGACGCGGTCGAACACTATGTTAATTGTTGACTGGAACAAAAACATAGTAACATTAATATCCCACTTATCctacttattataaatgcgaaagtttggatatctggatggatgtttgttactctttcacgcaaaaagtactgaaaggattttgatgaaacattacagtattatagtttacaactcagaataacatataggctataatttatgacgatctgtgactaactaaatttcacgtgaagacgcggacaaaagctagtgttTTTTTAAAGCATTCTGAGTTAAGTTCATAACAGACTTGTCAattcggaaagggatcaacaacatCACCTTTCCCGCGCTTTCAAGCGCGAGACGAGGCGTTTACGTCATGTTACGGTGCGGATGATtatgcgttgcagtatggagtttcatacaaagaatactgaccgcctcgagttgatacggttacgatccctttccgggttgaccATTATTGAAACTACTGTGCGCTTACTAAACTGTAGattactagttttttttttacttaacccCTTAAGTACCAGCAAATCGATACACAAATAGAAGTCAATTGTTACCTATCTCATGCGACCACAGAGTTCCACAAGTTAATATATTCGTTAAACTTTTCAAACCCATTGCGCACTTGTAGTATCTAAATAAACTCACCCaaaaaatgatgttttttaagtacatattgcaattttattgttattacagCCTTAACCGATGGGTTTATACATAGTTAAACTATATTTAAGTACTTTAAAAATTTCGTAAATTTCACCCCCAAAAGGGGttgaaattttttatttattttttaattctacttttaagtatttttttaaatactcacAATAAATATCTTCCATATGCAGTACAGCGAGAAGAAATACCCGAGGCAGTTGAAATACTTCCCCTGGAAGGTGTGAGACCATTCGATTTTCTCGCGCATAGTGCGGGCGTCGTGAGCTTCTAAGAACAACTGTCGGCTTAGTTCCTCTAGGCCGGCTATCTCTTGCCGGAGCTGGTTTATGTCTGAAATTGtacttattcatttattttaaggtatagttacagtttttttttttaaactgtaaGCGTGgctgtgggcggggcacatagctcgtagagacaatggccgttggggcaggaaagttctcgagtagcgaccacgggctggaagacgtagcgtgggcaggcctcctactaggtggaccgacgatctggtaaaggtcgcgggaagagcctggatgcgggcagcgcaggaccgctcattgtggaaaaccttgggggaggcctttgtccagcagtggacgtcatttggctgaaaagaagaagaagaagatagtTACAGTACATAAAAAACGACGgttcatctatacttataataaatctgtagagaggtcaattctgtacatgaaatatattttcaaaataactatcagggggtgattagtgatcgatactgatgccaaaaatgcaatcagtaaaatttttgtctgtctgtctgtctgtctgtctgtctgtctgtatgttccttatagaaacaaaaactactcgacggattttaacgaaacttggtacaattattctttatactcctgggcaggttatagtatacttaggaattcccacgagaacgggaattagcgggaaaatccttttgtatgaaaaatctaaaccgcttaagttagacgcttgaaagacatgcaggtaccttagtaaacttaaagcttagttacaacaggatattgcaaaattcccacgggaacgggagttagcgggaaaacacatttgtatgaaaaaatctaaaccgcgtaagatagatgaagggggtaaaacgggatccacgcgtacgaagtcgcgggcggccgctagtagaaaataaaaatactgctACAAATCAATACATTTGAAATAAACCAGGGGATGAAATGGGGGATGAAAGCTggtgtgtattttttaaataatattgtatgttCTTCATatggaaaatattattatactgaaTATGCCTTTTATCGCGAATATAAATTAATCTTAAAGGGGATGAAAACTTGtgtgataaattaattttataaggaCTGGTCTTTATTAGtttataaagataaagatatttttatttatcagaacATGTGTGACAATACAGAAATATATGTTTGGTGTTAGTAGGTTTTGTTAGTATCAACATGTCTTACCGATATTCGGcgtgtaaaaattataattagtcTGTTTTTATAAGTCAATACAACAACAATCAAACAAACATAGCAAATTTTCAACATTTCAACCAGCATAATATCCTCAAAAGATACATAATATGGTTTTCAGGAAAAATGAAATCCACAGAAGAAGTGTAAATTAAAAAACCTCAAtcgatatatgcatacaaaaaaaatatgacttaCTTTCTGTGCCCTGTCCTAAAGGATTCGCTATACTTCCAACACTTGACAGTATATTCGTCCAGAAACCACCCTTATTCTTCACGTTCAACTGGTCCATCATGCTGTAATTCTGTCTCCCTCCCACACTGTTCGCTTCGGCTAGTGCTATCCTTTTCTTCTTCACCAAAATCATGTCCATTGTTTGGAGGAGTTTCTTCTCTATTGACAATACGTCGGATTGGGTGACGGGTCTGAAAATAGGAAGGATTTGTGCATTAACTAACCGACTCGgtgaacttcgtaccgcctatgttcatcagataTAATGTAAAATTCTAagggtgaaagaatttttcaaatcaatccagtagtttcggagcctattcaatacaaaaaaacgatcaaatctttcctcttaaTAACATTAGTGTAGTAGATAGACTGCTAGACTGTTGTAGCTTGAAGGCttgaaaaaacaaataaaaggtttggccgaacctttacaaAGATTTAAACTTACAGAGCGATCCTGGCGCCATCTACTAAAAGCTTTGTTTATGGAACCCCATTTACTAcctttaaaattttgaaaaaaaaaaggagtTGCCCTTACCGGTAATCAGAAATCTagttaaaagaaaattataccTTATGAAAATAGCCATAGATGTGTACGGATAGTTGACAGCACCAAAACCAGAGAGCAGAGCCATGACGGTCACTCCAATGATTCCAATCCGAGACACTCCCTGCTCTATGGAGAATATTCCCTGAAAAAATAATGTTAGCCAATAAGTACAATGCTATACATTATGTAAGATTTTTACTAATTATGATTCCTTGCTTCGAAATGTTCACATTTCTAGTGTCTATATTTTTGCTTTctttttgtcaactttttggtggTAGTTGTTATTCTAATTTTTTCCTATAACTCTAAATAATTTCCAAGAATTCAACTGACCTGTTTAGGACTCAAAATAGGAAATGGGTCTCCTATTTTCCAGAAGAAATACAAATAGATGAACCACACAAACATTGTTAGTGGTCTTATCATATTTTGGGAGActggaaaacaaaacaaaaactgtACACTTTAATCAGAAAAAAAGCTTTGTGGGTAAAAAAGTGGTCTGACTTTAACTACAATAACAACGAGAGGTAAGGTAAACCAAAGAgttatgagtattttaattttgagtGAGAAAAGTAAGTTTATAGAAAGGATTTAGctatttaaagataaaatagGGATATGAATGGAATATTCTGATAGGTCATTCCATGGACTTCTTTATGTTTAAATTTAAAACTATAATGTGCTGAACAACTTACCAAATCTGACATTGCTAATGCAAAAATATGCGATATAAAAAGGTATTAGTGCTATAACCATAAAGAGCAGTGAGTAAAGTCCCAGGTTCCAATGGAAGTATCTCGAGCTGGAAAATAAAGAACATCacctaaaataatttatattatttacgttAAAAACAGCAAAAAATTATTTGCAATAACTAAAGTCTGAAGTCAGTTTTCAGACTTTGTAGGCTACCTTAAATGtatgattattaaaatattctatactagctttccgaccgcggcttcgcctgcattgaattttgtctgtcacagaaaaactttatcgcgcgggTTCCTGTTTcagaaaccgggataaaaactatcctatgtcttttcccaggactcaaactatctctatgtcaaatttcatcaaaatcggttcagtggtttaggcgtgagagcaagacagacagttactttcgcatttataatattagtatagatttatctAACATAGATTCAGTAGAAAGATAAGTCAAAATGGGAAGTTACCTTGAATCCAAGTAACCaatgatttcaaaaataattagctCAAACATAGTGCAACTGAGGGCGAATGTGACTGAGAATATGAGCTGCACCATCGTGTGGTGGACTTCATAGTCGCGAAATAACTGCTTCACGAAAAATATCCAGCCGCCGACGAAGAAAAACGTCTGAAATTAAATCAATTGGATTTCACATAAAAATAGgccaaaaatttatttttaatacttcgACATATATGCTAAGTATTTAAACAACCTAATTAAACctaataaagtaggtatttatcaattaaaaccgataaatgtacatttatttactacacATAACCTCGGACAACATTACTATTATTTTATATACTTAGGCGAAATTAGGCATACCTGGGATATCAGAATGATCAAAGTATCTTCTAAAAGAgtcattttgtttgtttacttcaataatttgaataaaattatcgttttacaatattttgccGTACAGCAAAACAACACCTGTCAGTCAGCTCACAGCTGTCCGAATAGTGATGCCAGGGAAGCCGCACTGCGCCATTATCGATAGATTAacccatagagaaaagtaatacataggaaatagagaaccctctctgtcaaatttttgaacctactaattgacagcctggtgttaaattccctgtacttaacctacgtacgtaacgctcacatgcatacatagtccacgcacacatacatacataaagtccacgcacacatacacacagttcacgcacacataggccctcataaccttgaaagaattattgtttttttgatgtacaatgtagaattttttcaaatccattattttgaaaatatttatctttatggtgtacttattgtattattttcaaaacaatggatttggaaaaattctacattgcacatagaaatgcaaataaacaaaaacttttcaattgaataattttactttatttatgaacacacataatattatacaccaaaagcgtcttttcgcaaagttttcaacaacactaaaaaagcatttttgcactttgagaaaactcagatcacttgtgaacataacagaaagtttcttcgcgattcacgaaggaacgaacaaaactccgatgaaccagaacagtagcaggtacgaaggaatgaacttgaatttgactcgactcttcaatactttaatagggccacagaactcataaacgatggctaagaaaacaagaatgcatttaacatagcaaaaacaacaccggccattttggaggaaaaacaaagttgccatatgttaaatagtaatttctactactctattatgtaaattataacaaaaaatgtcaccgttcagttttaaattaaaacaaattaatttcattttaaaaaaagttttcacattgtaattaacaatattctgaaatatattttaattaagaaaaaaatgaaaatatgaaggaaataggagcagcgacatctagagcgttttagggtagttaaaaagtattggaatttatcgactgaagtcgctgtttggaagcaagtttcacttggatgatcgtagtatggaagtttccgcaccctggattaaccgcctctgtggtctagtggtaagaccacctgcttcagacgcagaggtcccgggttcgattcccagtgggggcagatttttctgttcggtttggttggtggtagggctggttctaagtccgcctggctagctaccaccatcttacctaagtctgtcgccataacaacaatgttaacagcattgttgtgttccggcagttagagttaagatagccagttcctccgtggttgaggattccgggtgaagctcgcttccaccttcggcctgatagtcacttaccatcaggtgagatacaggccaagagcttcctcgttgtggataaaaaaaaaagatagcaTCTAACTTACTTGTCCAACAATAAAACTGTCTAAATCGGTTGGTCCGATGGATAATACGtaaatatcgtcagttgcaggttcacttggggtaactgacaaaatacggtttttgagttaaatatacagtttttcttagttttttctgctctttcgaatggtatacgtaaaaaaattctagctttaaaaaaattacaattacacggacattttcaggtgtgaacttttcagatttccttcacaattttggtgtaactgacattgtaataattttaccaggttgaattggtgtatctgtaataatgtaaaaattttgctacaaaactttgcaattacactgatttgctaagctttataacatgaaataaaataggaatttagaaagttttaaggcatattacattattattataccagcagtatcagttaaagaagttaaagttagctcaacaaaaaaaaaattgaaattgagcaaCTATCCAGCTAACTAGGCAtcactgcgcgttgctaacattaacctgttgttactctgttacttttactgttgtagtactcatgaccttaattcaacattgctataaagaggtgggaaattaaatccattttgttttcagtttaagttgccccgtggagctaaatacggtattggtaagtcaaagcttaaaaaaatattgaaattacttagtttcacagtaatactttagttattttaatatttctgtcttaaaaaatttaaatacaattattttcttGATTCCCatggcttttttaacattttttaatgaataaaataaaagttacttctaataaaattaaaaaaaaaacaaagaaaacgacaaaatgttatttttttcatgaattctcttattttttaatacttttacataaattatacagctaCTAAGTTAACAAAACCCAGCAAAaacatcaaattatttaaatttgggcagtacttacaccaatttgacctatgttttttccaaaagtatggtgtaaaattagtgtaactgacaaaagtacaaaaatacattggtgtaactgcaatttatttccttaactaagacatattagataattctttttatttaatctaaaaccgcgtagaattctaagcatttctgtaaaaacagatccaaaaaaggttaaataggaaaaaagttatgtccgatttaagacgaaaaaaaactttaaacggctctactgaaaaactgtattttgtcagttaccccaagtgaacctgcaactgacgatatcaAGTTTTGTAAATTCTTCATGAGCAATAGTAATTATTAGTAATGCtctactttttttataatttctttaCGCATTAGCGACCCGTCCCTGCACtccctgcttcgcacaggtacaatGTGTACAACATACCTATAAACGTTCcgcttgaatcactctatctattaaaaaaacacatcaaatcatttaaagatttaagcatacACAAGAAACAGATCCATACACAACTTGACGGGCTTATTTCTAAATACAGCAACAGCAAAATTTTGATTACACAATATAATAATGTTGGAAAAAATGTTTGCATCATGTCAAGATAGAGCAACAGGTGTAGTAGTAACATTTGGAAAATCTTGCTTTATTTCGATGAATGATTTATAAAGTGCCTTTGATTTTTTTATCGAGTATCGATAGCAAACACTAAACAATAGTTTTCATCACTATAGCTGTCATTCTttgattctttttgtttttaatttttcttactTCCACAGGCAAAGGCAATGTGGAAAATGGAAAGTGAGATAATCAGACGGCCCACACTGGTTCAAGAAatgataaaaatggaattagcgatttattcacttttttcgatggtatcatgtgtagaatgtcataaaaaacgttttgtttatgttatatttttctgagaaatgcgtagtttttgctatattacatgttttgtgttttatttgtatgaaacgtttccttcacgaggctcttattcaaaatgttaaagtttgttagatatgactacttataggttttaaagagtcatactaatagaagctaatacagtaacaactttgtcccagtgcgtccccgtttaggatataagtgatattttctaaggtacgaaaaagtaaacaaaatatatggatataaggcaactttatgataatttattgattttctaaaataaaaacaagctaacaatcattccaatcttaatcatttattattcaacatcatcatcaacatctataaattcaaaagtttcatcattatttgaagctagtaaatttttaacttcattagGAAGAGGAGATTTTGACTCACACTCATTTTTGGTCTTATTGTTGACAAAAAAGGATCCGaagaagtaaattatttaaaatatcacgattggtcacttttcggttaaatttacgcgtatgattctctctgatctttctaaaatctttattccgcgattctgcagcttcttccgatagtgctcctattggcataatatctaagtaaattGAGTGAAGTTTTGGGGGATTATTTGCTCACCGGAAGCCATAGCCCTTAATAATACAGACAACCTAGGAATCAGATCTTGACTAACTCCAGTGATGTTGGATATTTTTTCTGGATCTGCAAAAAATCTACGCGCAGTATTTCCGTTGTTTGTTGTTCCAGCCCTTTGCTGCACAATATCTATTAGCAATCCAGTTTCATCGCGAAACCGTTTTTGTATTTCAGCTTTTCGTTTCTCCataatatttgcttttttatttcctCTTGCTGTCCAAGTTTTAAATTCTAGTCTATAAGTAATGTGTAATATAGTCTCCATAGCCCGTATCCATGCGTGCAATGAAGATAGGCCATACTTGTACATATCGATATTTAAAgatctttgttttaattttgttaaatgattcatGTCAGTTGGTTTTGCTTTGCACTTAGATATTATGCCAATAGGAGCACTATCGGAAGAAGCTACAGAATCGcggaataaagattttagaaagatcagagagaatcatacgcgtaaatttaaccgaaaagtgaccaatcgtgatattttaaataatttacttacttcttCGGATCCTTTTTTGTCAACAATAAGACCAAAAATGAGTGTGAGTCAAAATCTCCTCTTCctaatgaagttaaaaatttactagcttcaaataatgatgaaacttttgaatttatagatgttgatgatgatgttgaataataaatgattaagattggaatgattgttagcttctttttattttagaaaatcaataaattatcataaagttgccttatatccgtatattttgtttactttttcgtaccttagaaaatatcacttatatcctaaacggggacgcactgggacaaagttgttactgtattagcttctattagtatgactctttaaaacctataagtagtcatatctaacaaactttaacattttgaataagagccttgtgaaggaaacgtttcatacaaataaaacacaaaacatgtaatatagcaaaaactacgcatttctcagaaaaatataacttaacaaaacgttttttatgacattctacacatgataccatcgaaaaaagtgaataaatcgctaattccatttttatcatTTCTTGAACCAGCGTGCGGCCGCGGCCTgagcataaagttaatattcctttggaatagagcaacaaagaatgagcgagcgagatgtcactatctgcaaccctgtgtgataaaaagagatgtgtgATGCTATCATCGTCACGTCAATAGAACCATTTTTGCAAAAGATTTGACAGGCAGTGACACATAGAGgcacaaagaaaattttaaattatagttttttataaaaatatcgtaaaatcctgtttatttttggaaaatttgtTTTCTTATATAATGGTGACCTGTTCCGTCCTTGATTGTAATGTACACCAAAGGAATAATCCtgcaaaatattcatttcacaggtaaatttattgaaatcgacacctccaaactttagctttatttttgtgaatgcgcttagaattttaagcactaagtgtgataattatgttctttaaacattaatttaagttgtaagcaaagatttcatgctcat
This genomic interval carries:
- the LOC135084669 gene encoding Golgi pH regulator, which codes for MTLLEDTLIILISQTFFFVGGWIFFVKQLFRDYEVHHTMVQLIFSVTFALSCTMFELIIFEIIGYLDSSSRYFHWNLGLYSLLFMVIALIPFYIAYFCISNVRFVSQNMIRPLTMFVWFIYLYFFWKIGDPFPILSPKQGIFSIEQGVSRIGIIGVTVMALLSGFGAVNYPYTSMAIFIRPVTQSDVLSIEKKLLQTMDMILVKKKRIALAEANSVGGRQNYSMMDQLNVKNKGGFWTNILSSVGSIANPLGQGTENINQLRQEIAGLEELSRQLFLEAHDARTMREKIEWSHTFQGKYFNCLGYFFSLYCIWKIFISTINIVFDRVGKKDPVTRGLELVVHWLGLRIHVAFWSQQLSFALVGCILLTSIRGLLLTLTKFFNKISSSKSSNIIVLILAQIMGMYFCSSVLLMRMNMPPEYRIIITQVLGDLQFNFYHRWFDVIFLVSALTSIFTLYLAHKQPSVS